One genomic segment of Clostridium estertheticum subsp. estertheticum includes these proteins:
- a CDS encoding MBL fold metallo-hydrolase, producing MNIRQIRNATIVVQYAGKKFLIDPVLADKGTYPPFGPGMGYPDAIRQDQFNPLVSLPRSIDEIINVDAVIVTHLHLDHFDDAAKEILPKGIKMFVQNEEDAKVVRKAGFQNVDVLQKNTFFKDIQLIKTKGEHGRGEILKVAGEVCGVIFKHPKEKTLYLAGDTVWYKAVKEVIETYIPEVIVVNGGDNQFLIGGSLIMGKDDVYEVHKAAPNVKIIVSHMEAMNHWTLSRKELKSFINEKSMSSNVLVPDDGEDYTF from the coding sequence ATGAATATTAGACAAATTCGAAATGCTACAATAGTAGTTCAATATGCGGGAAAAAAGTTTTTAATTGATCCAGTTTTAGCAGATAAGGGTACTTACCCACCTTTCGGACCGGGTATGGGCTATCCAGATGCAATACGACAAGATCAATTTAATCCTTTAGTTAGCTTGCCAAGATCAATTGATGAAATTATAAATGTAGATGCTGTTATTGTCACTCATCTACATTTAGACCACTTTGATGATGCTGCTAAAGAAATTTTACCAAAAGGTATAAAAATGTTTGTACAAAATGAAGAAGATGCAAAAGTAGTTAGAAAGGCTGGTTTTCAAAATGTTGATGTTTTACAAAAAAATACATTTTTTAAAGATATCCAATTAATTAAAACAAAAGGCGAGCACGGAAGAGGAGAAATATTAAAAGTTGCTGGTGAAGTATGTGGAGTAATCTTTAAACATCCAAAAGAAAAAACACTATATCTAGCTGGTGATACTGTATGGTATAAAGCCGTTAAGGAAGTAATCGAAACGTACATACCAGAAGTCATTGTTGTAAATGGTGGAGATAATCAATTCCTGATAGGCGGCTCTCTCATTATGGGAAAAGATGATGTCTATGAAGTACATAAAGCCGCCCCTAACGTAAAAATTATTGTCAGCCATATGGAAGCTATGAATCATTGGACATTATCAAGAAAAGAACTAAAAAGCTTTATTAATGAAAAAAGTATGTCTTCAAATGTTTTAGTGCCAGATGACGGAGAGGATTACACATTTTAA
- the radC gene encoding RadC family protein, with the protein MGMTFKIMDLPQNERPREKLLRYGAETLSNNELLAIILRVGSKNENIISLCSRIISQCGGLNGLLGSSAEEFMNLKGVGNAKATQLLALVEISKRFRSYKSGEEYKITSPKDVAEYLMEEMRYLKKEYLKLVMLNTKNVIISIKNISIGNLNTSIVHPREVFYEAIKNCSASVVICHNHPSGDPTPSKEDISITIRLKECGKLLGIELLDHIIIGNGVYTSLKEKGML; encoded by the coding sequence ATGGGTATGACGTTCAAAATTATGGATTTGCCTCAAAATGAGAGACCAAGGGAAAAACTGTTAAGATACGGTGCTGAAACTTTATCCAACAATGAACTATTAGCTATAATACTTAGGGTAGGATCAAAAAATGAAAATATTATAAGTCTTTGTAGTAGAATAATTTCGCAGTGTGGTGGACTAAATGGACTTCTCGGTTCAAGTGCAGAGGAATTTATGAATTTAAAAGGTGTTGGAAATGCCAAAGCGACACAACTTTTAGCACTTGTGGAAATTTCCAAAAGATTTAGAAGCTATAAATCTGGGGAAGAATATAAAATTACATCGCCAAAAGATGTTGCAGAATATCTTATGGAGGAAATGAGATACTTAAAAAAGGAATATCTTAAATTAGTTATGCTTAATACAAAGAATGTAATTATTAGCATAAAAAATATCTCAATTGGTAATTTGAATACTTCAATAGTTCATCCAAGGGAAGTTTTTTACGAAGCTATTAAAAATTGTAGTGCTTCCGTTGTTATTTGTCACAATCATCCTTCGGGGGACCCAACTCCTAGTAAGGAAGACATAAGTATTACTATAAGACTTAAGGAATGTGGTAAATTACTAGGAATAGAGCTACTTGATCATATAATTATTGGTAATGGGGTTTATACAAGTTTAAAAGAAAAAGGAATGCTTTAG
- a CDS encoding rod shape-determining protein, whose product MGIFGTSRDMGIDLGTANTLVYLKGKGIVLREPSVVAININTNKVLAVGEEAKQMIGRTPGNIVAIRPMKDGVIADFDITEKMLRHFINKVSPKGFTSPRIVVGYPSGVTEVEKRAIEGATKSAGARDAYLMEEPFAAAIGAGLPVNEPTGSMIVDIGGGTTEVAIISLGGIVTCKSLRVAGDEFDQAIIAFVKKQYSLMIGERTAENIKMELGSVYEQEDDDMSMEITGRDLITGLPKVIAVTQKEVREALSEPVQSIIEAIITTLEKTPPELASDIMEKGIMLTGGGALLKGIDALINRETHMPVHIAENPLDCVAIGAGKALDNIDVMSKRR is encoded by the coding sequence ATGGGAATATTCGGAACGTCTCGTGATATGGGAATAGATTTAGGTACAGCAAACACATTAGTTTACTTGAAGGGGAAGGGAATTGTTTTACGAGAACCTTCTGTTGTAGCTATAAATATAAATACTAATAAGGTTCTAGCCGTTGGCGAAGAAGCTAAACAAATGATAGGTAGAACTCCAGGTAATATAGTTGCAATTCGTCCTATGAAGGATGGGGTTATTGCAGATTTTGATATTACTGAAAAAATGCTTAGACACTTCATAAATAAAGTTAGTCCAAAAGGATTTACAAGTCCAAGAATTGTAGTTGGATATCCGTCTGGCGTAACTGAGGTTGAGAAAAGAGCAATAGAGGGAGCAACTAAAAGTGCAGGAGCACGAGATGCATATTTAATGGAAGAACCATTTGCAGCCGCTATTGGGGCTGGACTACCTGTAAATGAGCCAACTGGAAGTATGATAGTGGACATTGGAGGCGGAACTACAGAGGTTGCCATAATTTCACTCGGTGGAATAGTAACGTGTAAATCTTTAAGAGTTGCAGGTGATGAGTTCGATCAAGCTATAATAGCATTTGTTAAAAAACAATATAGTCTTATGATAGGTGAGAGAACTGCGGAAAATATTAAAATGGAACTTGGATCAGTGTACGAACAAGAAGACGATGATATGAGCATGGAGATAACAGGAAGAGATTTAATAACAGGACTTCCAAAAGTCATAGCAGTAACACAAAAGGAAGTAAGAGAAGCACTCAGTGAACCAGTTCAATCAATAATTGAAGCAATAATAACAACCCTTGAAAAAACCCCACCAGAACTTGCATCAGATATTATGGAAAAAGGAATTATGTTAACTGGCGGAGGAGCGCTTCTAAAAGGAATAGATGCACTTATCAACAGGGAAACACATATGCCTGTCCACATAGCTGAAAATCCACTTGATTGTGTAGCTATTGGAGCAGGAAAAGCTCTCGATAATATAGATGTTATGAGTAAAAGAAGGTAA
- a CDS encoding lytic transglycosylase domain-containing protein yields the protein MKISKIIKLLILILLVIIVINIKSIFKNFYPIKYENKIITYSKKYNVDPYLVAAVIRTESNFDDKAVSNTGAYGLMQIMPDTAIWIAGNMKLKDFNTEKSFDSETNIAMGCWYLDDLNSEFNGDLELVLAAYNGGRGNVKKWLKNKKYSSDGKTLKNIPFGETDKYVKKVKINYRIYSKLYANEIK from the coding sequence ATGAAAATTTCAAAAATCATAAAATTATTAATATTAATTCTATTGGTTATTATAGTAATAAATATAAAAAGTATTTTTAAGAATTTTTACCCGATAAAGTATGAAAATAAAATAATTACATATTCAAAAAAGTATAATGTAGATCCTTATTTGGTTGCGGCTGTAATAAGAACAGAAAGCAATTTTGATGATAAAGCCGTTTCAAATACTGGAGCTTATGGACTTATGCAGATAATGCCTGATACTGCAATATGGATTGCTGGTAATATGAAATTAAAAGACTTTAATACGGAAAAATCTTTTGACTCTGAAACTAATATTGCTATGGGATGTTGGTATCTTGACGATTTAAATAGTGAATTTAATGGTGATTTAGAATTGGTACTTGCAGCTTATAATGGTGGACGTGGGAATGTTAAAAAGTGGCTTAAAAACAAGAAATATTCTAGCGATGGTAAAACACTTAAAAATATACCGTTTGGAGAAACGGATAAGTATGTTAAAAAAGTAAAGATAAATTACCGCATTTATTCAAAATTGTATGCTAATGAGATTAAATAA
- the minC gene encoding septum site-determining protein MinC, translating to MVTDKIVIKGNKEGLNVVINMNHFSDFDDMLESLIDKLAQGRKFYKGSTLKITTELKYINERESRKLKEILFDEFLISDCIFQNQEEPIGNVFTGIYEGRTKFLRKTIRSGQSINYPGNIIIIGDVNPGAEIYAAGNIIVFGTLRGVVHAGSNGNDKAIIAAFKLEPQILQIGGIVTRSPEDEVKPKYPEVAKIKNGNIIVEPYLPNKYI from the coding sequence ATGGTTACAGATAAAATAGTTATTAAAGGAAATAAAGAAGGATTAAATGTAGTTATAAATATGAACCATTTTAGTGATTTTGATGATATGCTAGAGTCTTTGATTGATAAGCTAGCGCAGGGAAGAAAATTTTACAAAGGGAGCACACTAAAAATAACTACTGAGCTAAAATACATAAATGAGAGGGAAAGTAGAAAATTAAAGGAAATACTATTTGATGAATTTCTAATTAGTGATTGTATTTTTCAAAATCAAGAAGAACCTATTGGAAATGTGTTTACTGGAATATACGAGGGAAGAACTAAATTTTTAAGGAAAACAATAAGAAGTGGACAAAGTATAAATTATCCTGGTAATATAATTATAATTGGAGATGTAAATCCAGGAGCAGAAATATATGCAGCAGGAAATATAATTGTATTTGGTACATTAAGAGGAGTTGTTCATGCGGGTTCTAATGGTAATGATAAAGCCATAATTGCAGCGTTCAAGTTAGAACCTCAAATACTCCAGATTGGTGGCATTGTAACAAGGTCTCCTGAAGATGAAGTAAAACCTAAATATCCTGAGGTAGCAAAAATTAAAAATGGAAATATTATTGTAGAACCGTATTTACCTAATAAATATATTTAA
- the mreD gene encoding rod shape-determining protein MreD, whose amino-acid sequence MKRILTVVLLCILFLILDNTLMPLLKINGVYPSLLFTFALCYSIVSSPRDAVIIGVFAGALQDMYFLNAVGINMLSNMLMCFVAANIGKNIFIEKSFFPIISSFVLSLVKGLILFSILFIIKQDVYMRVIIYQAIYNLIISIFMYKFTYKLSQKEYMKREWGF is encoded by the coding sequence ATGAAGAGGATATTAACAGTAGTACTTTTATGTATTCTATTTCTAATATTAGATAATACTTTAATGCCTTTACTTAAGATTAATGGTGTATATCCAAGCTTACTATTTACATTTGCACTGTGTTACTCCATTGTTAGTTCTCCAAGAGATGCAGTGATAATTGGGGTTTTCGCTGGAGCACTCCAGGATATGTATTTCCTAAATGCGGTTGGAATCAATATGCTAAGTAATATGCTTATGTGTTTTGTTGCTGCAAATATAGGTAAAAACATATTTATTGAAAAATCATTTTTTCCAATAATATCATCTTTTGTGTTAAGTTTAGTAAAGGGATTAATACTATTTTCTATCTTGTTTATTATAAAACAAGATGTATATATGAGGGTAATAATTTATCAGGCAATATACAATTTAATAATTTCTATTTTTATGTATAAGTTTACGTATAAACTATCCCAGAAGGAATATATGAAGAGGGAGTGGGGATTTTAA
- a CDS encoding Maf-like protein: protein MDIILASASPRRAELLKKITSNFQIIASNFEESDIMFSGNCGEYVMTLAKGKAMAICSSVKKPTAIIGCDTVVYFKGEVLGKPKDSYEAFKMLSNLSNNIHEVYTGIAVINTETKVINTEYVCTKVKFSKLSIKQINKYIETKEPLGMAGAYAIQGGASLFVKELKGCYYSVVGLPVNKLYYMLREMGVNL from the coding sequence GTGGATATTATTTTAGCGTCTGCCTCGCCACGTAGGGCTGAACTCCTAAAAAAAATAACTAGTAATTTTCAGATAATAGCAAGTAACTTTGAAGAGAGTGACATAATGTTTTCTGGGAATTGTGGGGAATATGTTATGACCTTAGCAAAAGGTAAGGCTATGGCTATTTGTAGTAGCGTGAAAAAACCAACTGCTATAATAGGTTGTGATACTGTTGTTTATTTTAAGGGGGAAGTGCTCGGAAAACCTAAAGATAGTTATGAGGCTTTCAAAATGCTTAGTAATCTAAGTAACAATATACATGAGGTATATACAGGAATTGCGGTAATAAACACAGAGACTAAGGTAATTAATACTGAGTATGTGTGCACTAAAGTGAAATTTTCAAAGTTATCAATCAAACAAATAAACAAGTACATAGAAACAAAAGAACCATTAGGTATGGCTGGAGCTTATGCTATACAAGGAGGAGCATCTTTATTTGTTAAAGAATTAAAGGGCTGTTACTATAGTGTTGTGGGGTTGCCAGTGAATAAATTATATTATATGTTAAGGGAAATGGGGGTCAATCTATAA
- the polA gene encoding DNA polymerase I, producing MSKERLLILDGHSLMYRAFYALPALTNSDGIYTNAVYGFTTMLLKMKEEFEPDYIVTTFDRKAPTFRHEEYKDYKAGRKRMPDELQGQFAIVRELLEKMAIDIFELDGFEADDLIGTLSVFAEEQGLEVFIITGDRDALQLATDNVKVVINKKGMSEKEIYDRNRIIEEFGVTPTEFIDVKGLMGDASDNIPGVPGIGEKTAYKLIKEYKSIENLLMNIDKVSGKKLVENLNTYSEQAIFSKKLATIITCVPMEMDLSSIKSKENYDVRAVKDLFYKLQFKSLIDRISVDDDSVEEIFSADYEVIDNLQKLSELTFEIKDTIYIIFDIGDTNVFSKMCLNNIYINYKEKNYLIKLDDLFKEDEEKTISYLKTILESNDIKKVSHAVKNAYTALNKKKIKLHGIQFDTELAAYLLDSAKKEYSLETLMDTNLRISIKGEGHAKEINKVALLKKLYEILEPKIKEYEMEELLYKVEQPLTEAISYMEAEGFTVDKTNLEELGVKFAADIAKLESTIFVLAGEEFNIKSPKQLGKILFEKLDLPVIKKTKTGYSTNAEVLDALVDKHPIIAEVTKYRQVTKIFSTYIEGLKPVIDTDSRIHSNFMQTVTTTGRLSSTEPNLQNIPIRHEMGRAIRKAFIPHNDKCVILSADYSQIELRVLAHIAADENLIQAFIDHSDIHTKTASEVFNVPMDEVTKVMRSNAKAVNFGIVYGIGEFSLANDLNISRKEAKTYIETYFERYPSVKKYMKDIVIAAEENNSVTTIMNRRRFIPEINSANKMVKAAGIRLAMNTPIQGSAADIIKLAMVNVFDKLKEEGLKSTLILQVHDELILNVYRDELKQVELLVKDQMENVVKLLVPLEVEISIGETWYEAK from the coding sequence ATGTCTAAGGAAAGACTACTAATTTTAGATGGTCATAGTCTTATGTATAGAGCTTTTTATGCATTACCGGCCCTAACAAATTCGGATGGGATATACACTAATGCAGTTTATGGCTTTACAACTATGCTTTTAAAGATGAAAGAAGAGTTTGAGCCTGATTATATTGTCACAACATTTGATAGGAAGGCACCTACCTTTCGTCATGAAGAATATAAAGATTATAAAGCAGGTAGAAAAAGAATGCCTGATGAACTGCAAGGACAGTTTGCTATAGTTAGGGAACTCTTAGAGAAAATGGCTATAGATATATTTGAATTAGATGGGTTTGAAGCAGATGATTTAATAGGTACGTTATCGGTGTTTGCAGAAGAGCAAGGACTGGAAGTCTTTATAATAACAGGAGACAGAGATGCGCTTCAGCTTGCAACAGATAATGTTAAGGTTGTAATAAATAAAAAAGGAATGTCTGAAAAAGAAATATACGATAGAAACCGTATAATTGAGGAATTCGGAGTAACTCCAACAGAATTTATAGATGTAAAAGGTCTAATGGGAGATGCTTCTGACAATATACCAGGTGTTCCAGGAATTGGTGAAAAAACTGCGTATAAGCTTATCAAAGAATATAAGAGTATAGAAAATCTTCTTATGAATATTGATAAGGTTAGTGGTAAAAAGCTTGTTGAAAATTTAAACACCTATAGTGAACAGGCAATTTTCAGTAAAAAATTAGCCACCATTATTACTTGCGTGCCTATGGAAATGGATCTAAGTTCAATTAAATCAAAAGAAAATTATGATGTTCGCGCTGTAAAAGATTTATTTTATAAATTACAGTTTAAGTCATTAATAGACAGAATATCTGTAGATGATGACTCAGTTGAAGAAATATTTTCTGCAGATTATGAAGTAATAGATAATTTGCAAAAGCTTTCAGAGCTTACCTTTGAAATTAAGGATACCATTTATATAATTTTTGATATAGGGGATACAAATGTTTTTTCTAAAATGTGTCTTAATAACATATACATTAATTATAAAGAAAAAAATTATCTTATCAAGCTTGATGATTTATTTAAGGAAGATGAAGAGAAAACTATAAGTTATTTAAAAACTATACTTGAGAGTAATGATATTAAAAAAGTGAGCCATGCTGTAAAAAATGCATATACTGCTCTTAACAAAAAGAAGATCAAGTTACATGGAATACAATTTGATACTGAGCTTGCAGCATACCTTCTAGACTCTGCAAAAAAAGAATATAGTCTTGAAACTCTTATGGATACTAATCTTAGAATTAGCATTAAGGGCGAAGGTCATGCAAAGGAAATTAATAAAGTTGCATTACTAAAAAAACTTTATGAGATATTAGAGCCAAAAATTAAAGAGTATGAAATGGAAGAACTACTATATAAGGTTGAGCAGCCATTAACAGAGGCTATATCATATATGGAGGCTGAAGGGTTTACAGTAGATAAAACTAATTTAGAAGAGCTTGGAGTTAAATTTGCCGCAGATATAGCGAAACTTGAAAGCACCATTTTTGTTTTGGCTGGAGAAGAATTTAATATAAAATCTCCAAAACAATTAGGAAAAATATTATTTGAAAAATTAGATTTACCTGTTATAAAGAAGACCAAAACAGGATATTCAACTAATGCAGAGGTTTTAGATGCACTAGTGGATAAGCATCCTATTATCGCAGAAGTCACAAAGTATAGACAAGTAACAAAGATTTTTTCTACATATATTGAGGGGTTAAAACCAGTAATTGACACAGATTCTAGAATACATTCAAACTTTATGCAAACAGTTACCACAACAGGAAGATTATCGAGTACAGAACCTAATTTGCAAAACATTCCTATAAGACATGAAATGGGTAGAGCTATAAGGAAAGCATTTATACCACACAATGATAAGTGTGTTATATTATCTGCGGATTATTCACAGATAGAACTTCGAGTATTAGCACATATTGCTGCTGACGAGAATTTAATTCAAGCGTTCATTGATCATAGTGATATTCACACTAAAACAGCATCTGAGGTATTTAATGTTCCAATGGATGAGGTTACTAAAGTCATGAGAAGTAATGCAAAAGCAGTAAATTTTGGAATAGTATATGGTATTGGTGAATTTAGCTTGGCAAATGATTTAAATATATCAAGGAAAGAAGCTAAAACATATATAGAAACTTATTTTGAAAGATATCCGAGTGTTAAGAAATACATGAAGGATATAGTTATCGCGGCTGAGGAAAATAATAGCGTAACTACAATTATGAATAGACGTAGATTTATACCTGAAATAAATTCAGCAAACAAAATGGTAAAAGCTGCTGGTATTAGGCTTGCTATGAATACTCCTATACAAGGAAGTGCAGCAGATATTATAAAACTTGCTATGGTTAATGTATTTGATAAATTAAAGGAAGAAGGATTGAAAAGTACTTTAATTCTACAAGTACATGATGAATTAATATTAAATGTATATAGAGATGAGCTAAAGCAGGTTGAATTGTTGGTTAAGGATCAGATGGAAAATGTTGTTAAACTTTTAGTTCCGCTAGAAGTAGAAATTAGCATCGGAGAAACCTGGTATGAGGCTAAGTAG
- a CDS encoding DUF4321 domain-containing protein codes for MKSAERKNPYFVFFIMIGAISGSFVGELLGDNVAALKFLKSTYTIGMSNPMLIDFKVFAVTFGINFNINIMSIIGIVLAIILYRKY; via the coding sequence TTGAAGAGTGCAGAAAGAAAAAATCCATATTTTGTTTTTTTTATAATGATAGGAGCTATTTCTGGAAGTTTTGTAGGTGAACTATTAGGAGACAACGTGGCTGCACTTAAATTTTTGAAGAGTACGTACACCATAGGGATGAGTAATCCTATGCTTATAGATTTTAAAGTATTCGCAGTAACTTTCGGTATAAATTTTAATATTAATATTATGTCTATTATAGGCATTGTTTTGGCAATAATATTATATAGAAAATATTAG
- a CDS encoding Lrp/AsnC family transcriptional regulator: protein MEGIEKMLDNTDRHILAELSRNSRITMKELGEKVHLTGQAASTRVAKLEDNGVIEGYTIKVNQAKLGYSIHVMINIYTKSEHHQPYLSFISSQVEYIMLNYKISGDGCYLLECKFPSNELLDKFLIDLNNYVNYKLTVIINETTKNREFP, encoded by the coding sequence GTGGAAGGAATTGAAAAAATGTTAGATAACACGGATAGGCATATTTTAGCGGAACTGTCTCGAAACAGCCGTATCACTATGAAAGAGTTGGGAGAGAAGGTTCATTTGACAGGGCAAGCAGCCTCAACTAGGGTTGCAAAATTAGAGGATAATGGCGTTATTGAGGGATATACTATTAAAGTTAATCAAGCGAAATTGGGTTACTCCATTCACGTAATGATAAATATCTATACGAAAAGCGAGCATCATCAACCCTATCTGTCATTCATAAGCTCACAAGTAGAATATATAATGCTTAACTATAAAATCAGCGGAGATGGGTGTTATCTTCTTGAATGCAAATTTCCATCTAACGAGCTGTTAGATAAATTCTTGATAGACTTAAACAATTATGTAAATTATAAATTAACTGTTATTATTAACGAAACAACCAAAAACAGGGAATTCCCATAG
- a CDS encoding methyl-accepting chemotaxis protein, giving the protein MQDLNEFQTNDSILAAFKLVLPYLNRIVREDMAVGLTNLEEYTSYYRARKFELDLPTGKPIKDISTILECIKTGKDTLDDIPAEVYGRPIKTVFTPIYGVDGKIIGTLSSGIDLNDSYSLVNNVTNLASSTKNASESVEQIAQSAMELANSGQQSIKLAHELMKKYQDTTQILEFIKNVASQTNLLGLNASIEAARAGEHGRGFSVVAKEIRKLAVQSQESAVKIQSMLNEMNQIVSEINNSIESIGAISEEQAASTQEISSNLEYIHNTTKQLEVFVERYK; this is encoded by the coding sequence ATGCAAGATTTAAATGAATTTCAAACAAATGATTCAATCCTAGCTGCCTTCAAATTAGTTCTTCCTTATCTTAATAGGATTGTTCGCGAAGACATGGCTGTGGGATTAACAAATTTAGAGGAGTACACTTCATATTACCGGGCAAGAAAGTTTGAATTAGATTTGCCTACTGGTAAACCAATTAAAGACATAAGTACTATTTTAGAATGTATCAAAACGGGGAAAGATACCTTGGATGATATTCCAGCCGAAGTATATGGTCGACCAATAAAAACAGTGTTTACTCCAATATATGGAGTTGATGGTAAGATAATCGGAACGCTAAGTTCAGGTATTGATTTAAATGATAGTTATAGTTTAGTAAACAATGTTACAAACTTAGCTTCTTCCACAAAAAATGCATCTGAAAGTGTTGAACAGATAGCTCAGAGTGCTATGGAACTTGCAAATTCTGGGCAGCAATCCATAAAATTAGCACATGAATTAATGAAAAAGTATCAAGATACAACTCAAATTTTAGAATTTATAAAAAATGTAGCTTCTCAAACTAACCTGTTAGGGTTAAATGCTTCCATTGAAGCTGCAAGGGCAGGAGAACATGGGCGAGGCTTTTCTGTGGTTGCGAAAGAAATACGAAAATTGGCTGTGCAATCTCAAGAATCAGCAGTAAAAATTCAAAGTATGTTAAATGAAATGAATCAAATTGTTTCTGAAATTAATAACTCAATAGAGTCAATAGGAGCAATAAGTGAGGAACAAGCAGCATCAACACAAGAAATATCTTCAAATTTAGAATATATACACAACACAACCAAACAATTGGAAGTTTTTGTTGAGCGTTATAAATAA
- the coaE gene encoding dephospho-CoA kinase (Dephospho-CoA kinase (CoaE) performs the final step in coenzyme A biosynthesis.) has product MLKVGITGGIGSGKSTVTNMLKDDGFSIIDADIVAREVFIIYPEIMGNIKSEFGYDFFDSEGELNRKEFGNYIFKSDTRRKKLENIMIPFITKEIHHRMKICEENNCKLCFLDAPTLIENNLHTCMDVTILVWVSSDVQIQRVMLRDDLNLDETMDRIKAQMPIDEKRKFADFIIDNGRSFEDTKLQLDLIITQLERLDVKL; this is encoded by the coding sequence ATGCTAAAGGTTGGAATAACAGGTGGTATTGGAAGTGGAAAGAGTACAGTAACCAATATGTTAAAAGATGATGGGTTTTCAATTATCGACGCAGATATTGTAGCTAGAGAGGTTTTTATAATATATCCAGAAATAATGGGTAATATCAAAAGTGAATTTGGATATGATTTTTTTGACAGTGAAGGTGAACTTAATAGAAAAGAGTTTGGGAATTATATATTTAAAAGTGATACACGTAGAAAAAAACTTGAAAATATAATGATACCTTTTATAACAAAAGAAATACATCACAGAATGAAAATATGTGAAGAAAATAACTGTAAGTTATGTTTTCTAGATGCACCTACTTTAATAGAGAACAATCTCCATACTTGTATGGACGTAACTATTTTAGTATGGGTATCTAGTGATGTTCAAATACAAAGGGTTATGCTTCGTGATGATTTAAATTTAGATGAAACAATGGATAGAATAAAAGCCCAAATGCCGATAGATGAAAAGAGGAAATTTGCAGATTTTATTATTGATAATGGAAGAAGTTTTGAAGATACAAAGTTGCAACTGGATTTAATTATTACACAGCTCGAAAGGTTAGATGTGAAGTTATGA
- the mreC gene encoding rod shape-determining protein MreC codes for MKFLKNKLAVVIILLSVTFLSLIGYSVNREKMSFVENGVGVTINSVQGVFFSGFFKIKNSFKFITNISNVKAENEELRKANSELQSKALEYNTSIKENERLRKMLNFSKKNSKYNYIGADINGLIGNSFSDGFSINKGAKSGIKKGMIAITGDGLVGQVKSVSDNWSIVQCLSNQNIAVTGLVDSTRDNGIVKGYTDENNKSLAQIQRLSLESKIKKGNIIVTSGLGGAYPSGIRIGSVISVHEDKGAVMKGAIIKPYVDFSKLEEVFIVVPPDTKTGEIKY; via the coding sequence ATGAAATTTTTAAAAAACAAACTGGCAGTAGTTATTATATTACTGTCAGTTACCTTTTTATCACTAATAGGTTATAGTGTAAATCGAGAGAAAATGTCTTTTGTGGAAAATGGTGTTGGGGTAACAATAAATTCAGTACAGGGTGTATTTTTTAGTGGATTTTTTAAAATAAAAAATTCTTTTAAATTTATAACTAATATATCAAATGTTAAAGCAGAGAATGAAGAACTTAGAAAAGCTAATAGTGAACTCCAAAGCAAAGCCCTAGAATATAATACTTCAATAAAAGAAAATGAAAGGTTAAGGAAAATGCTTAATTTTTCAAAAAAAAATTCCAAATATAATTATATAGGTGCTGATATAAATGGACTTATAGGAAATAGTTTTTCGGATGGATTTTCAATAAATAAGGGTGCAAAGAGTGGCATAAAAAAAGGAATGATCGCTATTACTGGAGATGGACTTGTAGGACAAGTTAAGTCTGTCAGCGATAATTGGTCTATAGTACAATGCCTATCTAATCAAAACATTGCAGTGACAGGTCTTGTTGATAGCACAAGAGATAATGGTATTGTAAAAGGATATACAGATGAAAATAATAAATCACTTGCACAAATACAGCGTCTTTCTTTAGAGTCAAAAATAAAAAAAGGTAATATAATAGTAACCTCTGGACTTGGAGGAGCATATCCATCTGGAATAAGAATCGGAAGCGTTATAAGTGTTCATGAAGATAAAGGTGCAGTAATGAAAGGGGCTATAATAAAACCATATGTCGATTTTTCAAAGCTAGAAGAGGTTTTCATTGTGGTACCACCAGATACAAAAACTGGAGAAATAAAATATTAG